A genomic window from Ischnura elegans chromosome 10, ioIscEleg1.1, whole genome shotgun sequence includes:
- the LOC124166590 gene encoding transmembrane channel-like protein 7 isoform X2: MSGGERKAKRSPRSVGGGVGAGGGSGGPGGRRQQQGWEEAGSEFYQESYPAAEGGLAGADGGPGSVDALSRDPASIATLLPSKQMHNTLVVTGRRRGRGGEASKRPRRRPSSASAAGATRLRGGASGAPVAPTIGPSSSMAPDRRGSMPANEVHAAMLPDFTENLSNEERTWEEIMQIKALPVCMAQKRELKARLQNATKLRLQGLEQFNWRRRKWWRTAHARWKELRTKLAPWRGSLKHIEGRHGTGVLSYFLFLRWLVFLNLTIFLLVFSLVVLPTLILGPHPFGSIQTISVVPDNEQCPPPPQNGTPSVALAAECCSKIYLQGPRDSGGNFIIDIVQGTGWLERTLAFYGFYDDVEGYDLPLAYVAATLAYFLVSLAAIVKSAAAGFKERLVEGEGGRAHRYCHLVFSGWDFCIDNETAAITKHRALYNEMRACLRAEKMDDERRNRTRREQFNLALVRISINAFVFCVLGALGFVIYGIFKFSREKLAETHADAPRMLPVVDEEDPPILTDALYRLLLEFLPYMAILLLNFTVPYLFAFLVVFERYSPLFAVRITLLRTVFLRLSSLGVLLASFYSVVSCSRENHVSDPMTNVTECFSVSCATPACWETFVGQQFYKLVILDFSVHVAVTLCIHVPRALLARRSLSDRGEDGEGRERRGGPGCFLRFLIMPPEFDLPSHVLDAVYSQTLCWLGTFYCPLLPMLSSIASILSFYVRRIDCHTSRAPSSLSSSLAPLHRASRTHSLFMAVLLLSLVASAVPIGYALAETQPSLSCGPFRGRSSVWETVSRATTERLPSWLRSFVSGLITPTFAVPAFAALALALCYFHAVSTANRDMVNVLRRQLVLEGHDKQFLLNRLSAFVKQHQQQQLQQQHQQHLKETAADSSGASAGHSSNP; the protein is encoded by the exons TGACTGGGAGACGAAGAGGTCGTGGTGGTGAGGCATCCAAGCGTCCTCGTCGTCGTCCTTCCTCTGCTTCAGCGGCAGGCGCCACTCGTCTCCGAGGAGGGGCTTCCGGCGCTCCGGTGGCACCAACGATTGGTCCCTCGTCCTCCATGGCCCCCGATCGCAGGGGTTCCATGCCAGCCAATGAGGTGCATGCTGCCATGCTTCCGGATTTCACAGAAAACCTCTCAAATGAGGAGAGGACGTGGGAGGAAATCATGCAGATTAAG GCCCTGCCTGTTTGCATGGCGCAGAAGCGTGAACTCAAGGCCAGACTCCAGAATGCCACCAAGCTGCGACTCCAAGGTTTGGAACAGTTCAACTGGCGACGCAGGAAGTGGTGGCGCACTGCCCACGCCCGGTGGAAGGAGCTGCGCACCAAACTTGCGCCATGGCGTGGCAGTCTCAAGCACATAGAGGGGCGCCATGGAACCGGCGTTCTCTCCTATTTCCTATTCCTTCGTTGGCTAGTCTTCCTCAATTTAACAATATTCCTTCTAGTCTTCAGCCTTGTAGTATTGCCCACTCTTATCCTAGGTCCACATCCTTTTGGTAGCATCCAAACCATTAGTGTCGTCCCGGATAATGAACAATGTCCTCCGCCACCTCAGAATGGCACGCCATCCGTTGCGCTTGCTGCCGAGTGTTGCTCCAAAATATACCTTCAAGGTCCAAGGGACTCGGGGGGGAACTTCATCATAGACATTGTGCAGGGCACAGGCTGGTTGGAAAGGACCCTGGCCTTCTATGGATTTTATGATGACGTGGAAGGCTATGACCTACCCCTTGCGTACGTTGCGGCTACGCTCGCTTATTTTCTAGTCTCTCTGGCAGCCATAGTGAAGTCAGCTGCTGCTGGATTTAAGGAAAGACTGGTGGAGGGCGAAGGAGGTCGCGCCCACAGATACTGTCACTTGGTGTTCTCTGGGTGGGATTTCTGCATCGACAATGAAACTGCCGCCATCACCAAACACCGGGCCCTCTACAACGAGATGAGGGCTTGCTTGAGAGCCGAGAAAATGGATGATGAGAGAAGGAATCGCACAAGGAGAGAGCAGTTTAATTTGGCTCTAGTCAGGATCTCGATCAATGCTTTTGTGTTCTGTGTTTTGGGTGCACTGGGCTTTGTCATTTATGGCATATTCAAGTTCAGCCGGGAGAAACTCGCGGAGACCCACGCAGACGCACCAAGAATGCTCCCTGTGGTTGACGAAGAGGATCCTCCCATTCTGACAGATGCTCTTTACCGACTGTTGCTTGAATTTTTGCCATACATGGCCATTTTATTGCTCAATTTCACTGTACCATACCTCTTTGCTTTCCTAGTCGTGTTCGAGCGGTATAGTCCTCTTTTTGCTGTCAGAATCACGCTCCTTCGTACAGTATTCCTTCGCCTCTCCTCTCTCGGAGTCCTGCTGGCTTCGTTTTACAGTGTTGTCTCTTGCAGTCGTGAGAATCACGTGAGCGATCCCATGACCAACGTCACGGAATGCTTCAGCGTCTCGTGCGCCACTCCTGCCTGCTGGGAAACATTTGTCGGGCAGCAGTTTTACAAGTTGGTCATCCTGGATTTCTCGGTGCACGTCGCTGTCACTCTCTGCATCCATGTTCCGAGGGCGCTGTTGGCGAGGCGTAGCCTCTCAGACAGGGGCGAGGACGGCGAAGGGCGGGAACGCAGGGGTGGGCCAGGCTGCTTCCTCAGGTTCCTCATCATGCCTCCTGAGTTTGACCTGCCCAGCCACGTCCTCGATGCCGTTTACAGCCAGACGCTGTGCTGGCTGGGGACGTTCTACTGCCCCCTCCTCCCCATGCTCTCTTCGATCGCCTCCATCTTATCGTTCTACGTGCGTCGCATCGACTGTCACACGTCCCGTGCGCCGTCTTCCCTCTCGTCATCGCTGGCGCCGCTGCACAGGGCGTCCCGCACCCACTCTCTCTTCATGGCCGTGCTTCTGCTCTCTTTGGTGGCGTCGGCCGTGCCCATTGGCTACGCGCTGGCCGAGACGCAGCCGTCTCTCTCTTGTGGGCCGTTCAGAGGGCGTTCGTCCGTCTGGGAGACGGTGTCCCGTGCCACCACCGAGAGGCTCCCGTCGTGGCTGAGAAGTTTTGTTTCTGGGCTCATCACTCCAACTTTTGCCGTCCCAGCCTTTGCTGCTCTTGCCCTGGCGCTATGCTACTTTCAT gctGTGTCAACTGCGAATCGGGACATGGTGAACGTGCTGAGGCGGCAGTTGGTCCTCGAAGGTCACGACAAGCAATTCTTGCTCAATCGGCTGAGTGCTTTTGTCAAGCAGCACCAGCAGCAACAACTCCAGCAGCAGCATCAACAGCACCTTAAGGAGACGGCTGCCGACAGCAGTGGCGCCTCCGCCGGCCATTCTTCGAATCCTTGA